From a region of the Corallococcus macrosporus genome:
- the uppS gene encoding polyprenyl diphosphate synthase codes for MDRPLTVLPTALEAQVKARPLPRHVGIIMDGNGRWAELRGQPRLEGHREGSVSVREVTRTARRIGVQALTLYAFSSQNWARPAEEVAGLMDLLREYLESERAEILDNGIRLNAIGEVDKLPRYVREPLERLRADSAHNTGMVLTLALSYGGREELLRAARDLAQAAARGELDPAHLDADDLESRLWTAGLPPVDLIVRTSGEQRISNFLLWQLAYAELCFTDALWPDFRTEEFLRCLSQFQGRERRFGLTSAQVNRDDTPQRAKA; via the coding sequence ATGGATCGCCCTCTTACCGTGTTGCCCACCGCCCTCGAGGCCCAGGTCAAGGCCCGGCCGCTCCCGCGCCACGTGGGCATCATCATGGACGGCAACGGCCGCTGGGCGGAGCTTCGCGGCCAGCCCCGGCTGGAGGGCCACCGCGAGGGCAGCGTCAGCGTCCGTGAAGTGACGCGCACCGCCCGCCGCATCGGCGTCCAGGCCCTCACCCTCTACGCCTTCTCCTCCCAGAACTGGGCCCGCCCCGCCGAAGAGGTCGCCGGCCTCATGGACCTCCTGCGCGAGTACCTGGAGTCCGAGCGCGCGGAGATCCTCGACAACGGCATCCGCCTCAACGCCATTGGCGAAGTCGACAAGCTTCCGCGCTACGTGCGCGAGCCCCTGGAGCGCCTGCGGGCCGACTCCGCCCACAACACGGGCATGGTGCTCACGCTGGCGCTGTCCTACGGCGGCCGCGAGGAGCTCTTGCGCGCCGCTCGCGACCTGGCCCAGGCCGCCGCGCGCGGCGAGCTGGACCCCGCGCACCTGGACGCCGACGACCTGGAGTCCCGGCTGTGGACCGCCGGGCTGCCGCCGGTGGACCTCATCGTCCGCACCAGCGGCGAGCAGCGCATCTCCAACTTCCTGCTCTGGCAACTGGCGTACGCCGAGCTGTGCTTCACCGACGCCCTGTGGCCTGACTTCCGCACCGAGGAGTTCCTGCGCTGCCTGTCGCAGTTCCAGGGCCGCGAGAGGCGCTTCGGTCTGACGTCCGCCCAGGTCAACCGGGACGACACCCCCCAGCGGGCCAAGGCGTGA
- a CDS encoding RluA family pseudouridine synthase: MSTTTTHTLTVDAAKAGQRVDLFVGEALGLSRARMKRLFEEGQVRVDGRPAKKGLTVTEGQKVAVTVEEAPREAVPDTDFPLVVLHEDPSLLFVDKPAGRPSHPLHPGETGTVANALVARYPEVAQASQDPREGGLCHRLDVETSGVLAAARTREAWTAVRESFSQRAVDKRYVALVTGPLADEGEVEVPLRHHPRHPDRVEPAPYGAEDAREALSHFQVLARAGDYSLVEVRILTGVLHQVRAHLAGVGAPLVGDALYGGREAPELGRFFLHARSLTVPHPVTKAPVKVESPLPPDLVAELGRHGLSWPVAR, from the coding sequence GTGAGCACGACGACGACGCACACCCTCACCGTGGACGCCGCCAAGGCGGGCCAGCGGGTGGACCTGTTCGTGGGCGAGGCCCTGGGCCTGTCCCGCGCGCGCATGAAGCGCCTGTTTGAAGAAGGCCAGGTGCGCGTGGACGGCCGCCCCGCGAAGAAGGGGCTCACCGTCACCGAAGGCCAGAAGGTCGCCGTGACCGTGGAGGAGGCCCCGCGCGAGGCCGTGCCCGACACGGACTTCCCGCTCGTCGTCCTGCACGAGGACCCTTCCCTGCTCTTCGTGGACAAGCCCGCGGGCCGGCCGTCCCACCCGCTGCACCCGGGTGAGACGGGCACCGTGGCCAACGCCCTGGTGGCGCGCTACCCGGAGGTCGCCCAGGCGTCCCAGGACCCGCGCGAGGGCGGCCTGTGCCACCGGCTGGACGTGGAGACCTCCGGCGTCCTCGCGGCGGCGCGCACGCGCGAGGCGTGGACCGCCGTGCGCGAGTCCTTCAGCCAGCGCGCGGTGGACAAGCGCTACGTCGCCCTGGTGACGGGGCCGCTGGCGGACGAGGGCGAGGTGGAGGTGCCCTTGCGCCACCACCCGCGCCACCCGGACCGCGTGGAGCCCGCGCCCTACGGCGCCGAGGACGCGCGCGAGGCGTTGTCCCACTTCCAGGTGCTGGCCCGCGCCGGGGACTACAGCCTCGTGGAGGTACGCATCCTCACCGGCGTGCTGCACCAGGTGAGAGCGCACCTGGCGGGCGTGGGCGCGCCGCTCGTGGGGGACGCGCTCTACGGGGGCCGCGAGGCGCCGGAGCTGGGGCGGTTCTTCCTGCACGCCCGCTCGCTCACCGTGCCGCACCCGGTGACGAAGGCGCCCGTGAAGGTGGAGAGCCCGCTGCCGCCGGACCTGGTGGCGGAGCTTGGGCGGCACGGGCTGTCGTGGCCGGTGGCGCGCTAG
- a CDS encoding tetratricopeptide repeat protein — protein sequence MKTPHALPSFRLLGGLLGFCVFGVGPAFGQGTGTAASRPAGSYFDAAMAQAARLYEDLESEQALAAVTRAKRLARTEEERSRAAIYEGVILADMGRRDEALASFRAGLTLTPEAKLPAKVSPKVESDFESVRSTVRQERAAVQKPADAPVQAPVESPRVVSPPTVATAPDPTPGVDLKADARERGMRRVPTVSWVLLGTGVVAGGVGSIIGLQSRGNVSSAREADLSADVSGHLDDARGQAVVANVLFGTALAAAAAAVTTYFLSGDSTVSSESP from the coding sequence ATGAAAACTCCTCATGCCCTGCCCTCCTTCCGGCTGCTCGGTGGGCTGCTCGGGTTCTGTGTGTTCGGGGTGGGCCCGGCCTTCGGTCAGGGGACGGGAACGGCGGCGTCCCGGCCCGCGGGCAGCTACTTCGACGCGGCGATGGCGCAGGCCGCCCGGCTCTATGAGGACCTGGAGTCCGAGCAGGCGCTGGCGGCGGTGACGCGGGCGAAGCGGCTGGCGCGGACGGAGGAGGAGCGCAGTAGGGCCGCCATCTACGAAGGCGTCATCCTGGCGGACATGGGACGGCGCGACGAGGCGCTGGCTTCGTTCCGGGCGGGGCTGACGCTGACGCCGGAGGCGAAGCTGCCGGCGAAGGTGTCGCCGAAGGTGGAGAGCGACTTCGAGTCGGTGCGGAGCACGGTGCGGCAGGAGCGCGCGGCGGTGCAGAAGCCGGCGGATGCGCCCGTGCAGGCGCCGGTGGAGTCACCGCGCGTGGTGTCACCGCCGACGGTCGCAACGGCCCCTGATCCGACTCCAGGTGTGGACCTGAAGGCGGATGCCCGCGAGCGCGGGATGCGCCGTGTACCGACGGTGTCGTGGGTGCTCCTGGGCACGGGCGTGGTCGCGGGCGGTGTGGGGTCCATCATCGGGCTCCAGTCGCGCGGCAACGTGAGCTCCGCGCGTGAGGCGGACCTGTCCGCGGACGTGAGCGGGCACCTGGACGATGCGCGGGGCCAGGCCGTGGTGGCCAACGTCCTCTTCGGCACGGCGCTGGCTGCGGCGGCTGCCGCGGTCACCACGTACTTCCTGAGCGGTGACTCCACGGTGTCGTCGGAGTCACCGTGA
- a CDS encoding septal ring lytic transglycosylase RlpA family protein: MHGRTALLLMGMGLLAGCASRAAKPQPPETSSSGDDGTKVTRREKMPRNYLGEGLASFYGPGLHGRPTASGEKFNQNALTAAHRTARFGSCVKVMNMENGREVEVRVNDRGPFVDGRIIDLSKAAAKQLGMLDKGLARVRLYRCASDRVSQVPVEFWAVPA, from the coding sequence ATGCACGGACGGACCGCGCTCCTGCTCATGGGGATGGGACTGCTTGCTGGCTGCGCGTCGCGCGCGGCCAAGCCCCAGCCTCCGGAGACTTCTTCTTCCGGTGACGACGGCACGAAGGTGACGCGCCGGGAGAAGATGCCGCGCAACTACCTGGGCGAGGGCCTCGCGTCCTTCTACGGCCCGGGCCTTCACGGCCGTCCCACCGCCAGCGGGGAGAAGTTCAACCAGAACGCCCTCACCGCCGCGCACCGCACCGCGCGCTTCGGCTCGTGCGTGAAGGTGATGAACATGGAGAACGGCCGCGAGGTGGAGGTGCGCGTCAACGACCGCGGTCCCTTCGTGGACGGACGCATCATCGACCTGTCGAAGGCCGCGGCGAAGCAGCTGGGCATGCTGGACAAGGGCCTGGCGCGCGTGCGGCTGTACCGGTGCGCCAGCGACCGTGTGTCGCAGGTGCCGGTGGAGTTCTGGGCCGTTCCGGCCTGA
- a CDS encoding serine/threonine-protein kinase: MPPKAIGPYRVLETLGSGGAGTVYRALDRRSNDEVALKLLSTGGPSLDDRAARRLAREFETLADLAHPNVVKVFEAGVHAGQPYLAMELIEGLTLRHYLDVSFNDLHTPTPASRGPLAIRRTADDDFGSEDPGASDDDDASEDDGTFDLNAFAEEAPSEDLASFHGAEDDSDSDGMLVVDPRRAAPRAAPPSRPTAPKVADLNRPERMGKLKDAMLQVCEALAYIHGHGLVHRDLKPSNIMVDDDRQVRLMDFGLAKFLADDAGITADGKLVGTYRYMAPEQILGEPLDGRSDLYSLGVILYELMSGRPPFDAKTPHELWRQVLETEPPPLLALNLHGDPQLARVAHRLIRKEPDDRFQTAEEVYEALSE; the protein is encoded by the coding sequence ATGCCTCCCAAGGCCATTGGTCCCTACCGCGTGCTGGAGACGCTCGGCAGTGGCGGGGCCGGGACCGTCTATCGGGCCCTGGACCGCCGCAGCAACGACGAGGTCGCGCTGAAGCTCCTGTCGACGGGCGGCCCGTCGCTGGACGACCGCGCGGCCCGGAGACTCGCGCGCGAATTCGAGACCCTGGCGGACCTGGCCCACCCCAACGTGGTGAAGGTCTTCGAGGCCGGCGTCCACGCGGGCCAGCCGTACCTGGCCATGGAGCTGATTGAAGGGCTCACGCTGCGCCACTACCTGGACGTCAGCTTCAACGACCTTCACACCCCCACGCCCGCCTCGCGCGGCCCGCTCGCCATCCGCCGCACCGCGGACGACGACTTCGGCAGCGAGGACCCGGGCGCCAGCGACGACGACGACGCCAGCGAGGACGACGGCACCTTCGACCTCAACGCCTTCGCGGAGGAAGCCCCCAGCGAGGACCTGGCCAGCTTCCACGGCGCCGAGGACGACTCGGACTCGGACGGGATGCTCGTGGTGGACCCGCGCCGCGCGGCGCCCCGTGCGGCCCCGCCCTCGCGCCCCACGGCGCCGAAGGTGGCGGACCTCAACCGTCCGGAGCGCATGGGCAAGCTGAAGGACGCCATGCTCCAGGTGTGCGAGGCGCTGGCGTACATCCACGGCCACGGGCTGGTGCACCGCGACCTCAAGCCGTCCAACATCATGGTGGACGACGACCGGCAGGTGCGGCTGATGGACTTCGGCCTGGCCAAGTTCCTCGCCGACGACGCCGGCATCACCGCGGACGGCAAGCTCGTGGGCACCTACCGGTACATGGCCCCGGAGCAGATTCTGGGCGAGCCGCTGGATGGGCGCTCGGACCTGTACAGCCTGGGCGTCATCCTGTACGAGCTGATGAGCGGGCGTCCGCCGTTCGACGCGAAAACGCCGCACGAGCTGTGGCGCCAGGTGCTGGAGACGGAACCTCCGCCGCTGCTCGCGCTCAACCTGCATGGCGACCCGCAGCTGGCGCGGGTGGCTCATCGCCTCATCCGCAAGGAGCCGGACGACCGGTTCCAGACGGCCGAGGAAGTGTACGAGGCCCTCTCCGAGTGA
- the rseP gene encoding RIP metalloprotease RseP yields the protein MLQNLGFFILLLGVLVTVHELGHFLVAKACGVKVLKFSIGFGPKIIGFTKGETEYQVALLPLGGFVKMAGDLPHEELPPEEAARGFLAQPPWKRGLIVLAGPAFNLLFPIFVYFFVFLGPQETLSTRVGMVSPDMAAAAAGIRPGDRILSVEGEPVRTFDDMRDAFVGKFNRPVPVTLERDGQQRVVEVTPEKSSEVSPVDTVERGMIGVSPYPQPPVVGVPATSPAAAAGLKSFDRVLSVNGVHVQDEAALYREVAKVPEGTPMKLSVARLAPTAVGAVTGRIPEVVEVTLPRQPGEGAAALGAEASDLYVASVASGSVAEGAGIVPGDRIVAINGTPLKSFNKLATVLNGLQAQPFTLTWRGEKGERTQQLAQAPLKTRDDYGQTSAPLVFGVRPWSFSSADLPPVEKVTIDLGPAAAFKEAALIVPKIVGQMVQVLGGLFVGKVSPSTIGGPIMMYQLAAKSAEQGLDSFLNLMAIISINLGVMNLLPIPVLDGFHLLSAAWEGIRRRPIPVRVREVANMVGLALLILLMLLAVTNDVTR from the coding sequence ATGCTCCAGAACCTCGGGTTCTTCATCCTCCTGCTGGGCGTGCTCGTGACGGTGCATGAGCTCGGCCACTTCCTCGTGGCCAAGGCCTGCGGGGTGAAGGTCCTCAAGTTCTCCATCGGGTTCGGGCCGAAGATCATCGGCTTCACCAAGGGCGAGACGGAGTACCAGGTGGCGCTGCTGCCCCTGGGCGGCTTCGTGAAGATGGCCGGCGACCTGCCCCACGAGGAGCTCCCACCGGAAGAGGCGGCGCGCGGGTTCCTGGCGCAGCCGCCCTGGAAGCGCGGCCTGATTGTGCTCGCGGGCCCGGCCTTCAACCTGCTGTTCCCCATCTTCGTGTACTTCTTCGTCTTCCTGGGCCCCCAGGAGACGCTGTCCACGCGCGTGGGCATGGTGTCGCCGGACATGGCCGCCGCCGCCGCGGGCATCCGCCCCGGAGACCGCATCCTCTCCGTGGAGGGCGAGCCGGTCCGCACCTTCGACGACATGCGCGACGCGTTCGTCGGCAAGTTCAACCGCCCCGTGCCCGTCACCCTGGAGCGCGACGGGCAGCAGCGCGTGGTGGAGGTGACGCCGGAGAAGAGCTCGGAGGTGTCGCCGGTGGACACCGTCGAGCGCGGGATGATTGGCGTGAGCCCCTACCCGCAGCCGCCGGTGGTGGGCGTGCCGGCTACGTCCCCCGCGGCCGCCGCGGGCCTCAAGAGCTTTGACCGCGTGCTGTCCGTCAACGGCGTGCACGTGCAGGACGAGGCCGCCCTCTACCGCGAGGTGGCCAAGGTGCCGGAGGGCACCCCCATGAAGCTGAGCGTGGCGCGCCTGGCCCCCACGGCCGTGGGCGCCGTCACCGGCCGCATCCCGGAGGTCGTGGAGGTGACCCTGCCGCGTCAGCCGGGCGAGGGCGCGGCGGCCCTGGGCGCGGAGGCCTCGGACCTCTACGTGGCGAGTGTGGCCTCAGGCAGCGTGGCGGAAGGCGCGGGCATCGTGCCGGGCGACCGCATCGTGGCCATCAACGGCACGCCGCTGAAGTCCTTCAACAAGCTGGCGACGGTGCTCAACGGCCTGCAGGCCCAGCCCTTCACGCTCACGTGGCGCGGCGAAAAGGGCGAGCGCACGCAGCAGCTGGCCCAGGCGCCGCTCAAGACGCGCGACGACTACGGCCAGACGAGCGCCCCGCTGGTGTTCGGCGTGCGCCCGTGGAGCTTCAGCAGCGCGGACCTGCCGCCGGTGGAGAAGGTGACCATCGACCTGGGGCCGGCCGCCGCCTTCAAGGAGGCCGCGCTCATCGTCCCGAAGATTGTCGGGCAGATGGTGCAGGTGCTGGGCGGGCTGTTCGTGGGCAAGGTGTCGCCCAGCACGATTGGCGGCCCCATCATGATGTACCAGCTGGCCGCGAAGAGCGCCGAGCAGGGCCTGGACAGCTTCCTCAACCTGATGGCGATCATCTCCATCAACCTGGGCGTGATGAACCTGCTGCCCATCCCCGTGCTGGACGGCTTCCACCTGCTGTCCGCGGCGTGGGAGGGCATCCGCCGCCGTCCCATCCCCGTGCGCGTGCGCGAGGTGGCGAACATGGTGGGCCTGGCGCTGCTCATCCTGCTGATGCTGCTGGCCGTGACCAACGACGTGACCCGCTGA
- a CDS encoding serine/threonine protein kinase — MQLGKYQLVRKLASGGMAEVFLAKAAGPRGFEKTLVLKRILPHLAEDEAFVEMFLGEAQLAARLDHPNVVQIFDFGEVDGSYFLAMEYIDGPTLRRLIKRSLELKQPLPLGVCAKMVAAAAEGLAFAHELTDAETGAPLGLVHRDISPENVLVSPQGAVKVVDFGIAKVAGQSHRTATGVVKGKVAYMPPEQLQAKGMDGRVDVYALGIVLYELLTGKRPFDATTDVSMMQAILFEPFVPALTRRPDLPEAMQRILEKALAKDRDQRYPDCRAFQADLERFVLSLGEPVGAYQIARLVAQVMEGVEATPAKGRETAPLPRAPEVATTPMPGRAVGTAWEPVSSSSSMEAPAVTASGNDVPSSRFDAATDPATPSAGSLLGESGARSPKVAASEQPVHAGAVRSPRRTLVGAMVAVSVLGLVGGLALLGRGEKPSAPVSPPAPVARKDEAPAKPLEPKAPPIVPEVDRGTPAVVAELSLDSGTLEETRDAGPPTVVEPPVVTPKTVVATKGTPTPRRPVTPVRRELPKGKVEFRVRPFGMVSLDGKPLGQTPFAAVEATEGVHQVRVVNKELGKDVTRSFEVKAGQDNVFKLNLAAE, encoded by the coding sequence ATGCAATTGGGGAAGTACCAGCTGGTGCGGAAGCTCGCCTCGGGGGGGATGGCCGAGGTGTTCCTCGCGAAGGCGGCGGGACCCCGGGGCTTCGAGAAGACCCTGGTGCTCAAGCGCATCCTGCCGCACCTGGCGGAGGACGAAGCCTTCGTGGAGATGTTCCTGGGCGAGGCGCAGCTGGCCGCCCGGCTGGACCACCCGAACGTGGTGCAGATCTTCGACTTCGGCGAGGTGGACGGCAGCTACTTCCTGGCGATGGAGTACATCGACGGGCCCACGCTGCGCCGGCTCATCAAGCGCTCCCTGGAGCTGAAGCAGCCGCTGCCCCTGGGCGTGTGCGCGAAGATGGTGGCCGCCGCGGCGGAGGGGCTGGCGTTCGCGCACGAGCTGACGGACGCGGAGACGGGCGCGCCGCTGGGGCTGGTGCACCGGGACATCTCTCCGGAGAACGTGCTCGTCTCGCCGCAGGGCGCGGTGAAGGTGGTGGACTTCGGCATCGCGAAGGTGGCGGGGCAGAGCCACCGCACGGCGACGGGCGTGGTGAAGGGGAAGGTCGCGTACATGCCGCCGGAGCAGCTCCAGGCGAAGGGCATGGACGGGCGCGTGGACGTGTACGCGCTGGGCATCGTGCTCTACGAGCTGCTCACGGGGAAGCGGCCGTTCGACGCGACGACGGACGTGAGCATGATGCAGGCCATCCTCTTCGAGCCGTTCGTGCCCGCGCTGACGCGCCGGCCGGACCTGCCGGAGGCGATGCAGCGGATTCTGGAGAAGGCGCTCGCGAAGGACCGCGACCAGCGCTACCCGGACTGCCGCGCGTTCCAGGCGGACCTGGAGCGCTTCGTGCTGTCCCTGGGCGAACCGGTGGGCGCGTACCAGATTGCCCGGCTGGTGGCGCAGGTGATGGAGGGCGTGGAGGCGACGCCCGCGAAGGGACGGGAGACGGCGCCGTTGCCCCGTGCGCCGGAAGTGGCGACGACGCCGATGCCTGGACGGGCGGTGGGCACGGCGTGGGAGCCGGTGTCCTCAAGCTCTTCGATGGAAGCGCCCGCGGTGACGGCATCAGGGAACGACGTGCCGTCGAGCCGGTTCGATGCGGCGACGGATCCCGCGACGCCTTCAGCGGGGAGCCTGCTGGGGGAGTCCGGCGCTCGGTCTCCGAAGGTGGCTGCTTCCGAGCAGCCTGTGCACGCAGGCGCCGTGCGCTCTCCCCGGCGGACGCTGGTAGGGGCGATGGTGGCCGTGAGCGTGCTGGGGCTCGTTGGTGGCCTGGCGCTCCTGGGGAGAGGGGAGAAGCCCTCCGCGCCTGTGAGTCCGCCTGCACCGGTGGCTCGGAAGGATGAAGCGCCCGCGAAGCCGCTGGAGCCGAAGGCACCTCCCATCGTGCCCGAGGTCGACAGAGGCACTCCGGCCGTCGTGGCCGAGCTGTCGCTCGACTCGGGGACCCTCGAGGAGACGCGTGATGCGGGTCCGCCCACGGTGGTGGAGCCGCCCGTGGTCACCCCGAAGACCGTGGTGGCCACCAAGGGCACGCCGACGCCTCGTCGCCCTGTGACGCCGGTCCGTCGCGAGCTGCCCAAGGGCAAGGTGGAGTTCCGCGTCCGTCCCTTCGGCATGGTGTCCCTGGACGGCAAGCCCCTGGGCCAGACGCCCTTCGCCGCCGTGGAGGCGACGGAGGGCGTCCATCAGGTGCGCGTCGTGAACAAGGAACTGGGCAAGGACGTGACCCGCTCTTTCGAAGTGAAGGCGGGTCAGGACAACGTCTTCAAGCTCAACCTCGCGGCGGAGTGA
- a CDS encoding MopE-related protein codes for MKTWMWAALAASIAASCTVPDTGSVLLERYCAQGGPGNQDQSLRLESAACDRGLTVELAAEGFRPGCVRVSLLDPTNEPLDSLLIETGPGSEPDWRFRLGITLSEAQGNDVKLVARAFERGCDVTVVAEDAHAVTLRKGALQTQQLLLSARDADRDGHVAVENGGTDCDDADASNHEGSRWFVDEDGDGKAGHDVGVHCTAPVPGAVTTSEDCDESSRAVANGLSEVCDRLDNDCDGLADNGLGCSRLTWDSVGGVGTGDLSAVAAYARGGAWFLSGSAPDMFSLDGGVVVPVPVQCTGGAIGYPAAWADTTGQLLTVDRDYGMMTRRPGEPCYLATSESVKHPGFTGVTGVANPDGGPAIAYGVTSRGGVYRWPSFSLEPELMALMPANLQAIDSQGTEDTLVAVGAEALDGGTGWVPRAFRYDPAQGEWRSESLGTSQGQGFLRDVHVLDAQRAHAVGDNGLVLERDSNGWHPLPALQAGTGPLDDLTSVVSFSHNAIYAVSQQGRIHFHGLQPDGGTAWRQDSVGTNGRALRSVDGTSPTDIWAVGDEGALFHFGL; via the coding sequence GTGAAGACGTGGATGTGGGCGGCGCTGGCAGCCTCCATCGCCGCGAGCTGTACCGTGCCTGACACCGGGTCGGTCCTGTTGGAGCGGTACTGCGCGCAAGGCGGACCCGGGAATCAGGACCAGAGCCTCCGGCTGGAGTCCGCCGCATGCGACCGGGGCTTGACCGTGGAGCTGGCGGCGGAGGGCTTCCGACCCGGCTGTGTCCGCGTGTCGCTGCTGGATCCCACCAACGAGCCACTGGACTCACTGCTCATCGAAACCGGCCCAGGCTCGGAGCCGGACTGGCGGTTCCGGCTGGGCATCACCCTGTCCGAGGCGCAGGGCAATGACGTGAAGCTGGTCGCGAGGGCCTTCGAGCGCGGATGTGACGTGACCGTGGTGGCCGAGGACGCCCATGCGGTCACGCTGCGGAAGGGGGCACTCCAGACACAGCAGCTCCTGCTGAGCGCCAGGGATGCGGACCGGGACGGCCATGTCGCCGTGGAGAACGGCGGCACGGACTGCGACGACGCGGATGCCTCCAACCATGAGGGCTCCCGCTGGTTCGTGGACGAGGACGGAGATGGCAAGGCGGGCCATGACGTCGGGGTGCACTGCACCGCGCCCGTCCCCGGCGCGGTCACGACCTCCGAGGACTGCGACGAGAGCTCGCGCGCCGTGGCGAACGGCCTGTCCGAAGTCTGCGACCGGCTGGACAATGACTGTGACGGCCTGGCGGACAACGGTCTGGGTTGCAGTCGCCTCACATGGGACAGCGTCGGCGGTGTCGGGACCGGGGACCTGTCCGCCGTGGCGGCGTACGCGAGGGGCGGTGCCTGGTTCCTCAGCGGTTCGGCCCCGGACATGTTCTCCCTGGACGGCGGGGTCGTGGTCCCCGTGCCCGTCCAGTGCACCGGGGGTGCCATCGGATACCCAGCCGCGTGGGCCGACACCACGGGACAGCTCCTCACGGTGGACCGCGACTACGGGATGATGACGCGCCGGCCGGGCGAGCCCTGCTACCTGGCGACGAGCGAGAGCGTGAAGCATCCCGGCTTCACCGGCGTCACGGGCGTGGCGAACCCGGATGGAGGACCCGCCATCGCCTACGGCGTCACGAGCCGGGGCGGCGTCTACCGCTGGCCCTCGTTCAGCCTGGAGCCTGAGTTGATGGCGCTGATGCCCGCGAACCTGCAGGCCATCGACAGCCAGGGCACGGAGGACACGTTGGTCGCCGTGGGCGCGGAGGCACTGGATGGCGGCACGGGTTGGGTGCCGCGAGCCTTCCGCTACGACCCCGCCCAGGGCGAGTGGCGTTCCGAGAGCCTGGGCACGTCTCAGGGACAGGGCTTCCTGCGCGACGTCCACGTCCTCGATGCCCAGCGCGCCCACGCCGTGGGGGACAACGGGCTGGTCCTGGAGCGGGATTCGAACGGCTGGCATCCGCTGCCTGCCCTTCAAGCGGGAACGGGGCCGCTGGACGACCTCACCAGCGTGGTCTCCTTCTCACACAACGCCATCTACGCGGTGTCCCAGCAGGGGCGGATCCACTTCCATGGCTTGCAGCCCGACGGCGGCACTGCCTGGCGTCAGGATTCCGTCGGAACGAACGGCCGGGCGCTGCGGTCCGTGGACGGCACCTCCCCCACCGACATCTGGGCCGTGGGCGACGAGGGCGCGCTCTTCCACTTCGGCCTGTGA
- a CDS encoding phosphatidate cytidylyltransferase, whose product MNEKNKNLLIRVVTGITLLPLVLLLLFLGGYYSAVLLAAAAAVCAGEYYLITQKRLGAAAWVGMAFAFVMPLLPLRDAARTGEAAFWLTSVFFFFAWIYNLFRGALAEAPTRAAHLVTGFLYGSIGLTALSALRLLPEGHAWVICALTITWANDTLAYFAGRFLGKHKLYPAVSPNKTWEGFFGGMVGSVLGMFVAKLGFFPIFTVWDCVVLGILGGLLGPVGDLCESMLKRAYGVKDSGKLIPGHGGVLDRIDALIFNAPLVFVYVQFVRHLLP is encoded by the coding sequence GTGAACGAGAAGAACAAGAACCTCCTCATCCGGGTCGTCACCGGCATCACCCTCCTGCCGCTGGTGCTCCTGCTGCTGTTCCTGGGCGGGTACTACAGCGCCGTGCTGCTGGCCGCCGCCGCGGCCGTGTGCGCCGGGGAGTACTACCTCATCACGCAGAAGCGCCTGGGCGCCGCCGCCTGGGTGGGCATGGCCTTCGCCTTCGTGATGCCGCTGCTCCCGCTGCGGGACGCCGCGCGCACGGGCGAGGCCGCCTTCTGGCTCACGTCCGTCTTCTTCTTCTTCGCGTGGATCTACAACCTGTTCCGGGGCGCGCTCGCGGAGGCCCCCACCCGGGCCGCGCACCTCGTCACGGGCTTCCTGTACGGCTCCATCGGCCTCACCGCGCTGTCCGCGCTGCGCCTCTTGCCGGAAGGGCACGCGTGGGTCATCTGCGCGCTGACCATCACCTGGGCCAACGACACGCTGGCGTACTTCGCCGGGCGCTTCCTCGGGAAGCACAAGCTCTACCCGGCGGTCAGCCCGAACAAGACGTGGGAGGGCTTCTTCGGCGGCATGGTCGGCTCGGTGCTGGGCATGTTCGTCGCCAAGCTCGGCTTCTTCCCCATCTTCACCGTGTGGGACTGTGTGGTGCTGGGCATCCTGGGGGGCCTCTTGGGCCCCGTGGGCGACCTGTGCGAATCCATGCTCAAGCGCGCCTACGGCGTGAAGGACTCCGGAAAGCTCATTCCCGGACACGGCGGCGTGCTCGATCGCATCGACGCGCTCATCTTCAATGCGCCGCTGGTGTTCGTCTATGTGCAGTTCGTGAGGCACCTGCTGCCGTAA